In the genome of Massilibacillus massiliensis, one region contains:
- a CDS encoding transporter substrate-binding domain-containing protein, translating to MYRNKWCTYFLIMIFLSATYIMAGCGLQEQKKVEENSGAAKTYYVGTRGTFKPYSYVNDKDQLTGFDIEILKEVEKRNKDIRFEFKTMSVSSAFVALEGNQIDIIANQMTHNNERDSKYYYTNEANNYKNNRITVISERNDIKTIEDLRGKKVSVTSTSPGYRILKEYNQTAEPKIEFLVTDKGTAETIYMVVDGKADATLADPITVKEINQSHNLNLKIVGKNITPIPTFFILRKNDENEKFLADKIDATVREMKQDGTLEKLSKEFLGEYILPEQENSK from the coding sequence ATGTATAGAAATAAATGGTGTACTTATTTTTTAATTATGATATTTTTGTCGGCAACTTATATCATGGCTGGCTGTGGGCTGCAAGAACAAAAAAAAGTTGAAGAGAATAGTGGTGCGGCTAAGACCTATTATGTTGGCACTCGTGGAACCTTTAAACCGTACAGTTATGTAAATGATAAAGATCAATTAACAGGATTTGATATTGAAATTCTTAAAGAAGTAGAAAAAAGAAATAAGGATATTAGATTTGAATTTAAAACAATGAGCGTGTCGAGCGCTTTTGTCGCACTAGAAGGAAACCAAATTGATATTATAGCCAATCAAATGACCCACAATAATGAAAGAGACAGTAAATACTATTATACAAATGAAGCTAATAATTATAAAAATAATCGAATTACTGTTATCAGTGAGCGCAATGATATTAAAACGATTGAAGATTTAAGAGGAAAGAAAGTTTCGGTTACATCGACCAGCCCAGGTTATAGAATTTTAAAAGAATACAATCAAACAGCTGAACCTAAAATTGAATTCTTAGTTACAGACAAGGGAACAGCCGAAACGATTTATATGGTTGTCGATGGTAAAGCGGATGCTACTTTGGCCGATCCGATTACTGTAAAGGAGATTAATCAATCGCATAATCTAAACCTTAAAATTGTCGGTAAAAATATTACGCCGATTCCAACATTCTTTATTTTGCGTAAAAATGATGAAAACGAAAAATTCTTAGCGGATAAAATAGATGCAACTGTTCGCGAAATGAAACAAGATGGAACGCTAGAAAAATTATCAAAGGAATTTTTGGGCGAATATATTTTACCAGAACAAGAAAATAGTAAATGA
- a CDS encoding sugar ABC transporter ATP-binding protein: protein MDTGIKTEENICLHVKNICKNYPGTKALDHVSFAVYRGKVNVLIGENGAGKSTLMKIIAGIEQPSSGEIFMENQKVSAFQNVIEARKHGIGIIHQELNLFPNLNIYQNIFMAREKKIGGIRLDDQQHIALTKKILDKLEHPLNPKTLLGELRVGQQQMVEIARNLMQDDLKILIMDEPTSSLSAQEVEVLFRIMRELTAEGISIVYISHKLEEIMKIGDFITILRDGRLVANAAIEDVDIAWIVKQMVGQEKSYPRRKPVSDRTRQAVVLEVEELTLPKKGGGYLLDHVNFKLKKGEILGIYGLMGAGRTEIFECIMGLRSEHTGTVKLQGEIIQIQHVAEQIERGFALVPEDRQREGLVQTLDIGKNISLSSLKKYAKGIFLSKQREDQNVMKQIQDIHIKVADKRLPILSLSGGNQQKVVIGKGLLTAPKILLLDEPSRGIDIGAKAEVFEIISRYAKQGLSIIVISSELQEIMTIADRILVLSNGRKTCELDQEEITEEKLVLASYEGHDGHEK from the coding sequence ATGGATACGGGGATAAAAACAGAAGAAAATATTTGCCTGCATGTAAAAAATATCTGCAAGAACTATCCTGGCACGAAGGCACTGGATCATGTATCTTTCGCTGTATATCGAGGCAAGGTAAATGTCTTGATTGGCGAGAACGGAGCCGGAAAGTCTACTTTGATGAAAATCATCGCCGGGATTGAGCAGCCAAGTTCTGGTGAAATTTTTATGGAGAATCAAAAAGTCTCTGCCTTTCAGAATGTAATTGAAGCAAGAAAGCATGGAATTGGTATTATTCATCAAGAACTAAACTTGTTCCCAAATCTCAATATCTATCAAAACATTTTCATGGCTAGGGAAAAAAAGATTGGTGGAATTCGATTAGACGATCAACAACATATTGCGTTGACAAAAAAGATTTTGGATAAATTGGAGCATCCGTTGAATCCCAAAACTTTGCTTGGGGAACTTCGCGTTGGGCAGCAGCAGATGGTTGAAATTGCTCGCAACTTAATGCAAGATGATTTAAAAATTCTCATTATGGATGAACCTACCTCATCATTGAGTGCCCAAGAAGTTGAGGTATTGTTCCGCATCATGCGTGAATTGACAGCTGAAGGAATATCAATCGTATATATTTCACATAAGTTAGAGGAGATTATGAAAATCGGTGATTTTATTACAATTTTGAGAGACGGTAGATTGGTCGCAAATGCTGCAATTGAGGATGTAGATATAGCGTGGATTGTAAAGCAGATGGTAGGACAAGAAAAATCATATCCACGGCGAAAGCCTGTAAGTGATCGGACGCGGCAAGCGGTGGTGTTAGAAGTAGAAGAGCTTACCTTACCCAAAAAGGGTGGTGGCTATCTGCTTGATCATGTGAACTTTAAGTTAAAAAAGGGCGAGATTCTTGGCATATATGGCTTGATGGGTGCCGGACGTACCGAAATTTTTGAATGTATTATGGGGCTGCGTTCGGAACATACGGGTACTGTTAAGTTGCAAGGGGAAATCATCCAAATACAGCATGTCGCAGAGCAGATTGAACGAGGTTTTGCATTGGTTCCGGAGGATAGACAGAGAGAGGGCTTGGTGCAGACTTTAGATATCGGTAAAAACATTTCTCTCTCTAGTCTTAAAAAGTATGCAAAAGGTATTTTTTTGAGCAAACAACGTGAGGATCAAAATGTAATGAAGCAAATTCAAGATATTCACATTAAAGTAGCAGATAAACGTCTGCCAATTTTATCGCTCTCTGGTGGCAATCAACAAAAAGTTGTAATTGGAAAAGGGCTGCTTACAGCACCTAAAATATTGCTTTTGGATGAACCGAGTAGAGGGATTGATATCGGTGCTAAGGCAGAAGTGTTTGAAATTATCAGCCGGTATGCCAAGCAAGGTCTTTCTATCATTGTGATATCTTCAGAACTGCAGGAAATCATGACGATTGCTGATCGAATTCTGGTTCTTTCGAATGGGCGGAAAACATGTGAGCTAGATCAGGAAGAAATCACAGAGGAAAAATTGGTGCTTGCGTCTTATGAAGGCCATGACGGACATGAAAAATAG
- a CDS encoding DUF2291 domain-containing protein codes for MKKRVRFILIVCFVMVVFLTGCVKVVPIGQEGKLTGDIAFNAAENVAAIWNETAIPELKRKAVDLPSFFKEANGDLKSLADKYGKYSMGKSGELNYVVKGVGIVTAVHREKKAGYIIVKLKEQKEIPLIKLQIGSVYKGAAVRDSLDFIKYEDYKNQVEWAKVSQSIHDVIYADVIKKIDLDAIQGKEIYFMGCFSVDKANEVLITPVELTVQ; via the coding sequence ATGAAAAAACGTGTGCGTTTTATTTTAATCGTGTGCTTCGTGATGGTAGTGTTTCTGACTGGATGTGTAAAAGTTGTGCCGATTGGGCAAGAGGGAAAATTAACCGGGGATATTGCTTTTAATGCGGCAGAAAATGTTGCTGCGATCTGGAATGAAACCGCAATTCCAGAGCTGAAAAGAAAAGCGGTGGATTTGCCAAGTTTTTTTAAGGAAGCGAATGGTGATTTAAAATCTTTGGCCGACAAATATGGAAAATACTCTATGGGAAAATCGGGTGAATTGAATTATGTCGTAAAAGGTGTAGGAATCGTTACTGCAGTACATAGAGAAAAAAAGGCCGGCTATATCATTGTAAAATTAAAGGAACAAAAAGAAATACCACTTATCAAACTGCAGATCGGAAGCGTCTATAAAGGCGCTGCGGTTCGCGATTCTCTCGACTTTATCAAATATGAGGACTATAAGAATCAAGTAGAATGGGCAAAGGTATCGCAAAGTATTCATGATGTAATCTACGCAGATGTTATCAAAAAAATTGATTTAGATGCGATCCAAGGGAAGGAAATTTATTTTATGGGGTGCTTTAGTGTGGATAAGGCAAATGAAGTATTGATTACGCCAGTCGAATTGACCGTGCAATAG
- a CDS encoding NAD-dependent epimerase/dehydratase family protein encodes MKETIYLVTGATGFLGMNIAKKLAAQNKKMKVLVLAGDPVINYLPDQAEIVLGDLIDKTSLEKFFTVPAHTEIVVIHCASIVSLSPDFSQKVYDINVTGTENIVDFCVAKKVKKLIYISSTGAIAEAPGNQIIQEPAMFLPDQVVGYYAKTKALATQYVLKMVQEKNLDASVIYPSGICGPNDYAYGPVAEFIIRYCQGKMTVGIEGTFNSVDVRDLADGVISCVKNGRKGEGYIMSNELVTMRRMFDLISQASGAKRIETILTKEQMLQMQEKGSHSSETEKNQKVLEFEIYNLTRNNNFSSEKAIKELSYHTRPFEETMVDSVEWLRSVGKVKR; translated from the coding sequence ATGAAAGAAACAATTTATTTAGTAACTGGCGCTACCGGATTTCTAGGAATGAATATTGCAAAAAAATTAGCCGCGCAAAATAAAAAGATGAAAGTGCTTGTATTAGCCGGTGATCCTGTTATAAACTATTTACCCGATCAAGCGGAGATTGTTCTTGGTGATTTGATAGATAAAACGTCGCTTGAAAAGTTTTTTACAGTACCTGCGCATACAGAGATCGTTGTGATTCATTGTGCGAGTATTGTTTCTCTTTCTCCAGATTTCAGCCAGAAAGTATATGATATCAACGTTACGGGTACGGAGAATATCGTAGATTTTTGTGTGGCGAAAAAAGTAAAAAAACTAATATATATTAGTTCTACCGGTGCTATTGCCGAGGCACCAGGAAATCAAATCATTCAAGAGCCTGCAATGTTTCTCCCAGACCAAGTAGTAGGATATTATGCAAAAACAAAAGCACTTGCAACGCAATATGTTTTAAAAATGGTACAAGAAAAAAACTTGGATGCTTCTGTTATCTATCCGTCCGGCATCTGTGGACCCAATGATTATGCTTATGGGCCGGTTGCCGAATTTATCATACGTTATTGTCAAGGCAAAATGACTGTTGGAATTGAAGGTACGTTTAATTCTGTAGATGTGCGAGATCTTGCGGATGGAGTCATTTCTTGCGTGAAAAACGGGCGTAAAGGTGAAGGGTATATTATGAGCAATGAACTGGTAACCATGCGGCGGATGTTTGATCTTATAAGTCAAGCTAGTGGGGCAAAACGAATTGAAACAATTCTTACAAAGGAGCAAATGCTGCAAATGCAGGAGAAGGGAAGCCATAGTTCAGAAACTGAGAAAAACCAAAAAGTTTTAGAATTTGAAATTTATAATTTGACACGCAACAATAATTTTTCTTCGGAAAAGGCGATAAAAGAATTAAGTTATCATACACGGCCATTTGAGGAAACCATGGTCGATTCAGTAGAATGGCTTCGCAGTGTGGGGAAAGTTAAAAGATAA
- the rbsK gene encoding ribokinase: MKIAVIGSCMVDLMSYVDKVPVAGETKEVFDFSISCGGKGANQAIAAAKMGAGVIMLAKVGDDIFGDTTIENFKQHKIDTQFVQKVPNTPSGMATVIVDESSQNRILIHKGANNSLLPIDIDQASETLKECDLLLLQLEIPMDTVAYAIAFANENDIPVLLNPAPAVKDLDIDMVCKCDFFVPNETELEILTGMPVGSENEIKRAAQHLVQQGVKNVLVTMGSRGSMWLSQDEFYFFAAYKVEAKDATGAGDAFIGSFANHYVKTKDVRNAMKEASAFSALSVTKSGTQMSYPSEDEVRSFLARRQNI, encoded by the coding sequence ATGAAAATAGCGGTGATTGGTTCTTGTATGGTAGATCTTATGTCATATGTTGATAAAGTTCCTGTAGCAGGTGAAACGAAGGAAGTTTTTGATTTTTCTATAAGTTGCGGAGGCAAGGGAGCAAATCAAGCGATTGCTGCAGCGAAAATGGGGGCGGGCGTTATCATGCTGGCAAAAGTCGGTGATGATATATTTGGTGATACTACGATTGAAAATTTTAAACAACATAAAATTGATACGCAATTTGTTCAGAAAGTGCCGAATACGCCAAGTGGTATGGCAACTGTTATTGTAGACGAGTCCTCTCAAAATCGCATTTTAATTCATAAAGGTGCAAACAATTCTCTTTTACCTATTGATATTGACCAAGCTTCTGAAACATTAAAAGAATGTGATTTGCTATTACTGCAATTGGAAATTCCTATGGATACGGTTGCATATGCAATTGCATTTGCCAATGAAAATGACATTCCGGTTTTATTAAATCCAGCTCCGGCAGTGAAAGATTTGGATATAGATATGGTATGTAAATGTGATTTTTTTGTTCCGAATGAAACGGAACTAGAAATATTAACAGGAATGCCGGTAGGATCAGAAAATGAAATAAAGAGGGCGGCACAGCATCTGGTGCAGCAAGGTGTGAAAAATGTGCTGGTGACAATGGGAAGCAGGGGCTCGATGTGGTTGTCCCAGGACGAGTTTTATTTTTTTGCGGCATATAAAGTGGAGGCGAAAGATGCGACTGGTGCCGGGGATGCATTTATTGGATCTTTTGCGAATCATTATGTGAAAACAAAAGATGTACGAAATGCAATGAAAGAGGCAAGTGCATTTTCTGCCTTGAGTGTAACGAAATCAGGTACACAGATGTCTTATCCTTCGGAAGATGAAGTGAGATCGTTCTTGGCGAGAAGGCAGAATATATAA
- a CDS encoding L-lactate dehydrogenase, which yields MSLKNKMVIIGMGHVGAAVLNRAIAFQLVSEIAVVDIDKKKAHGEALDASHSTACNYSQNIKVYDGDYEECRDARLIIIAAGFAGRSLPPLKPGEVRDRLRLAACNIDVIRKVMREITKHTKKAVILMISNPLDITTYYAANFFDYPIDRLLGTGTTLETLRFQRILADHYRIDAKDVNGFMLGEHGKSAFAAWSLTSIRGIPIKKFEDYFQPEKPLDRSWVDDQVIRAASDIVDHKGWTNYGIAMGVCRIAKAVLFNERSILPVSTTLQGEYGIHNVALSLPCLVTENGVERRLAVSLQEDEVIKIRRSAQTLTDTLKKHDILKD from the coding sequence ATGTCGTTGAAAAATAAAATGGTTATTATAGGTATGGGACACGTAGGTGCGGCTGTATTGAATCGTGCAATTGCTTTTCAATTGGTATCAGAAATTGCTGTTGTTGATATTGATAAAAAGAAAGCGCATGGAGAGGCATTAGATGCAAGTCATTCTACAGCCTGTAATTATAGTCAAAATATAAAAGTATATGATGGAGACTATGAAGAATGTAGGGATGCACGCTTGATTATTATTGCGGCTGGGTTTGCAGGACGCTCACTCCCGCCATTAAAACCGGGAGAAGTTCGCGATCGTTTGCGCCTTGCTGCATGTAATATTGATGTGATTCGTAAAGTTATGAGGGAAATAACAAAACATACGAAAAAAGCAGTTATTCTTATGATTAGCAATCCACTTGATATCACCACATATTATGCAGCTAACTTTTTTGATTATCCAATAGATCGCTTGCTTGGCACAGGGACGACGCTGGAAACGCTGCGTTTTCAGCGCATTCTAGCAGATCATTATCGAATTGATGCAAAAGATGTCAATGGTTTTATGCTTGGTGAACATGGTAAATCTGCTTTCGCGGCATGGAGCTTGACTAGTATTAGAGGCATTCCTATAAAAAAGTTTGAAGATTATTTTCAACCTGAAAAACCACTTGACCGCAGCTGGGTTGATGATCAAGTAATTCGGGCGGCAAGTGACATTGTAGATCACAAGGGATGGACGAATTATGGAATTGCAATGGGGGTATGTCGTATAGCGAAGGCAGTACTATTCAATGAACGTTCTATTCTACCTGTTTCTACAACATTGCAAGGAGAATACGGTATCCATAATGTAGCACTTAGCTTACCGTGCTTGGTTACAGAGAATGGAGTAGAACGACGGCTGGCAGTTTCGTTGCAGGAAGATGAAGTAATAAAAATAAGAAGAAGTGCGCAGACGCTTACAGACACGTTGAAGAAACATGATATTTTAAAAGATTAG
- a CDS encoding ABC transporter permease yields the protein MKTKNSFALAILKGRTIIVLVLLLVYFSATTPNFLSANTFLLLAKHVALYGILAIGMTYVIITGGIDLSVGAVVGLAGMIAGGMINEGLTVKMLGVTLYFNVWLVVAFTIFVGAVVGWINGTIITKCKVAPFIATLGTMYIGRGFAMLHSNGATYSNIVGNEALGNVGFTVFGSRILGIPVGAIILIFIAVIAAVLLKKTTFGWHIFAIGGNEKTAKLSGIKVDQVKTLVYIFSGICAAIVGIITASQLEAAHPATGQTWEMNAIAAAVLGGTSMAGGIGTIGGTIVGAFVIGVISDGMVMSGVSEFWQMIIKGVVIILAVIVDQFQRNLQEKIALQARNEFKE from the coding sequence ATGAAAACAAAAAATTCGTTTGCCTTAGCGATATTAAAAGGGCGGACCATCATTGTTTTAGTGTTATTGCTCGTTTATTTCAGTGCAACTACCCCAAATTTCTTATCCGCCAATACCTTCTTGCTGCTTGCAAAACATGTAGCGCTATATGGCATTTTGGCAATCGGCATGACGTATGTAATTATCACCGGAGGAATTGACCTTTCGGTTGGTGCAGTAGTCGGTCTTGCCGGCATGATTGCCGGTGGCATGATCAATGAAGGTCTGACAGTAAAAATGCTGGGAGTTACGCTTTATTTTAACGTTTGGCTGGTTGTAGCGTTTACGATTTTTGTTGGTGCTGTCGTTGGATGGATCAATGGCACGATTATCACAAAATGTAAGGTAGCACCTTTTATTGCAACGCTTGGCACCATGTATATCGGGCGTGGATTTGCGATGCTGCATTCTAATGGAGCGACGTATTCGAATATCGTCGGCAATGAGGCACTTGGAAATGTTGGTTTTACGGTATTTGGCAGTAGGATTCTGGGCATTCCGGTTGGTGCGATCATTTTAATTTTTATTGCGGTTATTGCAGCAGTTCTTTTGAAAAAAACGACTTTTGGATGGCATATCTTCGCAATTGGCGGTAATGAAAAGACTGCTAAATTATCAGGAATTAAGGTAGATCAGGTAAAAACACTGGTATATATTTTCTCAGGAATCTGTGCGGCGATTGTCGGCATCATTACGGCCTCCCAATTAGAGGCTGCACATCCCGCAACGGGGCAGACTTGGGAAATGAATGCAATTGCGGCAGCCGTTCTTGGCGGAACTTCTATGGCAGGCGGGATTGGAACGATTGGTGGAACGATCGTCGGTGCATTTGTTATCGGTGTGATCAGTGACGGTATGGTGATGAGTGGGGTATCTGAATTTTGGCAGATGATTATCAAAGGCGTGGTGATCATTTTAGCGGTGATTGTGGATCAGTTTCAACGAAATTTACAGGAGAAGATCGCATTGCAGGCGCGCAATGAATTCAAAGAATGA
- a CDS encoding pyridoxal phosphate-dependent aminotransferase, which yields MTYLLHAENKISERINQITIPRFKELAALALQHQAIDLGSGKPDFSTDLLFKKAAVEAIEQDFNQYAPTQGIQSLREGIASRFQQKTRIHFHAEQEITICNGVTEGMAAALLALINPGDEVIVFTPSFAAYAADIHLCGGIPVYVELTQPNFRLEKFKLEASITKHTKAIIFNSPHNPSGRIFSFEEIQGVAEIAQKYDLIVITDEIYNEIYYEEKAPISIWTLPNMRERTIIMNGFSKAYSVTGWRLGYVIATPVLTNGIRKAHNYLTLSSALPLQMGMAAAIRSHEDYYVNLRKAYKRRLNLLKAGFDALKIPYLQPEGGYFLLVDFSQFGWTDDLKFARYITENFGVSARPLSGFYPQQTSPNGKIWLRLAFCKKENVLAEVIERFKKLKSV from the coding sequence ATGACGTATTTACTTCATGCCGAAAACAAAATTTCAGAACGAATAAATCAAATAACAATACCACGTTTTAAAGAATTAGCGGCGCTTGCTTTGCAGCACCAGGCGATTGATTTGGGCAGCGGCAAACCAGATTTTTCAACCGATCTCTTATTTAAAAAAGCTGCTGTTGAAGCAATTGAACAGGACTTTAATCAATATGCACCAACGCAAGGGATACAGAGTTTACGTGAAGGAATAGCTAGTAGATTTCAGCAAAAGACGCGGATACATTTTCATGCAGAGCAGGAAATCACAATTTGCAATGGTGTGACAGAAGGGATGGCAGCAGCATTGTTAGCTTTGATCAATCCGGGGGATGAAGTCATTGTTTTTACACCTTCTTTTGCTGCCTATGCCGCAGATATACATTTATGCGGGGGTATACCTGTTTATGTAGAATTAACGCAACCAAATTTTCGCTTAGAGAAGTTTAAACTTGAAGCCTCAATTACAAAGCATACAAAAGCAATCATTTTTAATTCACCGCATAATCCTTCGGGACGAATTTTTAGTTTTGAAGAAATTCAAGGTGTGGCTGAAATCGCACAAAAATATGATTTAATTGTGATCACGGATGAAATTTATAATGAAATCTATTATGAAGAAAAAGCACCGATTTCAATTTGGACTTTACCCAATATGCGTGAACGGACGATTATCATGAATGGTTTTTCGAAAGCTTATAGTGTTACAGGCTGGCGGCTTGGGTATGTGATTGCGACGCCCGTGCTGACAAACGGCATTCGTAAGGCACACAATTATTTAACCTTGAGTTCCGCGTTGCCGTTGCAGATGGGAATGGCAGCAGCAATTCGTAGTCATGAAGATTATTATGTAAATTTAAGAAAAGCATATAAACGGCGGCTGAATTTATTAAAAGCTGGATTTGATGCTTTAAAAATTCCATATTTGCAGCCAGAAGGCGGCTATTTTTTACTTGTTGATTTTTCTCAATTTGGGTGGACGGATGATTTAAAATTTGCCCGCTATATTACTGAGAATTTCGGTGTATCAGCTAGGCCGCTATCAGGATTTTACCCGCAGCAAACTTCGCCGAATGGAAAAATTTGGTTAAGGTTGGCATTTTGTAAAAAAGAAAATGTATTAGCGGAAGTAATAGAAAGATTCAAAAAGTTAAAATCGGTTTAA
- a CDS encoding D-ribose ABC transporter substrate-binding protein → MKILRRMLVVLLSIFLIGSLLTGCGPAKADSETTAPKAKETKILTGGGSKIIYIITPSHANPFFKTEAEAAAKKAKALGYEVKAVSHDDDAAKQSELFENAISDKAAAIICDNAGADATVAAVQKARDNNIPTFLIDREINGSGVAISQIVANNYQGAKAIAEVFVETMGEKGNYAELLGKESDTNAGVRSSAFHEVIDQYADMKMVAQQTANWEQTEAYQKMESILQSNPDIKGVICGNDTMAVGAIAAIKNAGLKGIAVIGVDGSDEAAAAIREGNMTGTALQQAALIAEMAVKQADDYLKKGTTGLDEKQLVDCVAITKKNVEKLKTFVYTE, encoded by the coding sequence ATGAAAATTTTAAGAAGAATGTTGGTTGTCCTTTTATCAATTTTTTTAATAGGGAGCTTACTTACAGGGTGTGGCCCAGCGAAAGCCGATTCAGAAACAACGGCACCGAAAGCAAAGGAGACAAAAATATTGACTGGTGGCGGTTCTAAGATTATTTATATTATCACGCCATCTCATGCGAATCCTTTCTTTAAAACTGAGGCAGAAGCTGCCGCTAAAAAAGCGAAGGCACTGGGATATGAAGTAAAAGCAGTTTCTCATGACGATGATGCGGCGAAGCAATCAGAACTATTTGAAAATGCAATCTCTGATAAGGCTGCCGCGATTATTTGTGATAATGCGGGAGCAGATGCCACGGTCGCTGCAGTTCAAAAAGCGCGTGACAACAATATTCCAACGTTTTTAATTGATCGGGAGATCAATGGCAGCGGGGTTGCAATTTCTCAAATCGTTGCCAATAATTATCAAGGTGCAAAAGCAATTGCCGAAGTATTTGTTGAGACTATGGGTGAAAAAGGAAATTATGCAGAATTGCTGGGGAAAGAATCGGATACAAATGCCGGTGTTCGCTCTAGCGCATTTCATGAGGTGATTGACCAGTATGCGGACATGAAGATGGTTGCACAGCAAACTGCAAATTGGGAGCAAACAGAAGCTTATCAAAAAATGGAAAGTATTTTACAATCAAATCCGGATATCAAAGGCGTAATTTGTGGCAATGATACGATGGCTGTAGGTGCAATTGCTGCGATAAAAAATGCAGGTTTGAAGGGAATTGCCGTGATTGGTGTGGATGGTTCGGATGAAGCAGCTGCTGCAATCAGAGAAGGTAATATGACAGGGACTGCTTTGCAGCAAGCGGCGCTGATCGCTGAAATGGCTGTAAAGCAAGCCGATGATTATCTGAAAAAAGGTACGACTGGATTAGATGAAAAACAATTGGTAGATTGTGTTGCAATTACGAAAAAGAATGTAGAGAAACTCAAAACTTTCGTTTATACCGAATAA
- a CDS encoding LacI family DNA-binding transcriptional regulator: MKINIKTISQLSGFSPATVSNALNNKKGVNAETAKKIIKIAQEYGYLHESKITNIKLVLYKDSGMIFSDSPFFAALLEGIENESRRSGYSTTIFNLYKASSDYQERLLQILNDSTSAILFMGTELSEQDAKMFQNIPVPLVMLDSWFENLEFNAVLMNNVDSVFQAVQSLIDKGHQRIGYLKSAIRIQNFRFRQEGYERAMHNRNLEVDTKYFFSVPPTLDGAYIEMDRILQKKPDLPTAFFADNDIIALGAMKAFQKNGYRIPEDLSFIGFDDLPFCNVFIPALTTIRVFKQEMGQLAVQRLIELIKTNTTLKIKIQICNELIERDSVCTLKSK; this comes from the coding sequence ATGAAGATCAATATTAAAACAATCAGTCAATTATCCGGATTTTCTCCCGCAACAGTCTCAAATGCACTGAACAACAAGAAAGGCGTAAATGCAGAAACTGCAAAAAAAATCATAAAAATTGCGCAGGAATATGGTTACCTTCATGAAAGTAAAATAACAAATATAAAGCTTGTCTTATATAAGGATAGCGGAATGATTTTTTCTGATTCACCATTTTTTGCTGCCTTGTTGGAAGGAATTGAAAATGAGAGCAGAAGATCCGGATATAGTACAACAATTTTTAATTTGTATAAAGCCAGTTCAGATTATCAAGAGCGTTTACTCCAAATTTTAAATGATAGCACTTCAGCCATTTTGTTTATGGGAACGGAACTTTCTGAACAGGATGCAAAAATGTTTCAAAATATTCCGGTACCACTGGTTATGCTGGATAGCTGGTTTGAAAATTTGGAGTTTAATGCGGTTCTTATGAATAATGTAGATTCTGTGTTTCAGGCTGTACAATCCTTAATTGATAAAGGACACCAACGTATTGGTTATTTAAAGAGCGCAATTCGTATTCAAAATTTTCGGTTTCGCCAAGAAGGATATGAACGAGCTATGCATAATAGAAACTTAGAAGTAGATACGAAGTATTTTTTCTCTGTACCGCCTACCCTAGATGGGGCATATATCGAAATGGATCGAATTCTGCAAAAGAAACCTGATTTACCTACCGCCTTTTTCGCTGATAATGATATTATTGCGCTTGGTGCGATGAAAGCATTTCAGAAAAACGGTTATCGAATTCCGGAGGATCTATCATTTATTGGTTTTGATGATTTACCTTTTTGTAATGTCTTTATACCTGCACTTACGACCATTCGGGTTTTTAAGCAGGAAATGGGCCAATTGGCAGTACAACGTTTGATTGAATTGATTAAAACAAATACAACACTAAAAATCAAAATTCAAATTTGTAATGAACTTATTGAAAGGGACAGTGTTTGTACTCTTAAATCCAAATGA